One window of the Salvelinus sp. IW2-2015 linkage group LG10, ASM291031v2, whole genome shotgun sequence genome contains the following:
- the LOC111969446 gene encoding fatty acyl-CoA hydrolase precursor, medium chain: MDNLSGTTMMCQGRRVLLAWISLSLFVSFHTVEGDRESLFQLNTRYGKLEGRLVRVRESQTKVAAYLGIPFAEPPVGPLRFQAPKPPRVWQGLRDAKAYPPLCLQNMNHTRRMGDLYRGRFPVLTTSEDCLYLNIYTPVKPGYPRKLPVMIWIHGGGFLMGGASLYDGSSLAAFGDVVVVILQYRLGIPGFLSTGDGQYPGNVGILDQVCALRWVQETISSFGGDPGSVTIFGESAGGVAVYLHMMSPLSSGLFHKAISQSGVPLISLFIQDDPKPAAQLVAQRAGCPSDDSAELMTCLSTLSPQDIEVATPALGEMVLSVHRDGTVIPTNLEEVLQTKSFLGFPSIMGVNNHEYGWMLPHFFLFPGWDLGMTHENMMMILAFMLPKLRMPDSALGIIVGEYFGDTKDPVGIRDAFLELMGDLLIVIPGIQGARGCRDSGCLIYYYEFQQRPSMFESSRPGFVKADHFDEVGFVFGAPFWTDDIVMLDNTTDEERQLSRTMMKYWTNFARTGNPNGENMFDWPTFTTEEECLLIQANLRLGSVSEKKRAQFWTEDFPKGLQTAGHKDAHNDL; this comes from the exons ATGGATAATCTATCTGGCACCACTATGATGTGTCAGGGCAGAAGAGTCCTGCTCGCATGGATAAGTCTGAGCCTGTTTGTGAGTTTTCATACAGTCGAAG GCGACAGAGAGAGCCTCTTCCAGCTTAATACTAGGTATGGTAAGCTGGAGGGCAGACTggtcagagtgagagagagccagACGAAGGTGGCTGCCTACCTGGGGATCCCCTTCGCTGAGCCCCCTGTCGGGCCCCTGAGGTTCCAGGCCCCCAAACCTCCCCGGgtgtggcagggactgagagacgcCAAGGCTTACCCCCCACT GTGTCTGCAGAACATGAACCACACTAGACGAATGGGGGACCTGTACAGAGGTCGGTTCCCTGTCCTAACCACCTCAGAGGACTGCCTTTACCTGAACATCTACACACCAGTCAAACCTGGGTACCCAAGGAAACTACCA GTGATGATTTGGATCCATGGTGGTGGCTTCCTCATGGGAGGGGCTTCACTCTATGATGGCTCCTCATTGGCTGCCTTCGGGGACGTTGTGGTGGTCATCCTTCAATACCGTCTGGGTATCCCAGGGTTCCTCAG CACTGGGGATGGCCAGTACCCTGGGAATGTGGGTATTCTGGACCAGGTGTGTGCCCTGCGCTGGGTGCAGGAGACCATCAGCAGTTTCGGGGGAGACCCAGGATCTGTCACCATTTTTGGAGAGTCTGCTGGTGGTGTTGCCGtctatttacat ATGATGTCCCCTCTGTCATCAGGACTGTTCCACAAGGCCATCAGTCAGAGTGGAGTACCCCTCATTTCTCTGTTCATCCAGGATGACCCCAAACCTGCTGCACAG ctgGTGGCACAGAGAGCAGGATGTCCCAGTGATGACTCTGCAGAGCTCATGACCTGCCTCAGTACCCTCAGCCCACAGGACATAGAGGTGGCTACACCTGCACTG gggGAGATGGTTCTGTCTGTGCACAGGGATGGGACAGTCATCCCTACCAACCTGGAGGAAGTCCTGCAGACCAAGAGCTTCCTGGGCTTCCCCAGCATCATGGGGGTCAACAACCATGAGTATGGATGGATGCTCCCACAT TTTTTCCTGTTTCCTGGATGGGATCTTGGAATGACCCATGAAAACATGATGATGATCCTGGCGTTTATGCTTCCGAAACTG CGTATGCCAGACTCTGCCCTGGGGATCATCGTAGGGGAGTACTTTGGTGACACGAAGGACCCCGTGGGGATCAGAGATGCCTTCTTGGAGCTTATGGGAGATCTACTGATTGTGATCCCTGGGATCCAGGGAGCCAGAGGGTGTAGAG ATTCTGGTTGCTTGATCTACTACTATGAGTTCCAGCAGCGCCCCTCCATGTTCGAGTCCAGCAGGCCAGGCTTTGTGAAAGCAGACCACTTTGATGAGGTTGGCTTTGTGTTTGGCGCCCCCTTTTGGACAGATGACATAGTGATgttag ATAACACGACAGACGAGGAACGACAGCTTAGCAGGACCATGATGAAATACTGGACTAACTTTGCCAGAACAGG TAACCCTAACGGAGAGAATATGTTTGATTGGCCGACATTCACCACAGAAGAAGAGTGTCTACTGATCCAGGCAAACCTCAGGCTGGGCAGTGtctcagagaagaagagagcccAGTTCTGGACAGAAGACTTCCCCAAAGGACTGCAGACTGCTGGACACAAAGATGCACACAATGACCTTTAG